Proteins from a single region of Thermotoga maritima MSB8:
- the murA gene encoding UDP-N-acetylglucosamine 1-carboxyvinyltransferase, translating to MGKLVVQGGAVLEGEVEISGSKNAALPIMAAAILCDEEVILKNVPRLQDVFVMIDILRSIGFRVEFEENELKIKRENDISQEVPYELVRKMRASFNVLGPIAVRTGRAKVALPGGCSIGVRPVDFHLEGLKKMGFSIKVEHGFVEACFERRIDYVTITLPFPSVGATEHLMTTAALLKGARVVIENAAMEPEIVDLQNFINRMGGHIEGAGTSRIVIEGVEKMQGVEYSIIPDRIEAGTYLVAIAASRGKGLVKNVNPDHLTNFFEKLEETGAKLKVLGNEVEIEMRERPKAVDVTTNPYPGFPTDLQPQMMAYLSTASGVSVITENVFKTRFLHVDELKRMGADIEVSGNVAIVKGVEKLSGAPVEGTDLRATAALLIAGIIADGVTEISNVEHIFRGYEDVIDKFSELGAKIEYVEKEN from the coding sequence TTGGGTAAACTGGTCGTTCAGGGTGGCGCCGTTCTCGAAGGAGAAGTGGAGATATCGGGTTCAAAAAACGCTGCTCTTCCAATAATGGCAGCAGCGATTTTGTGTGATGAGGAGGTAATTCTCAAAAACGTACCGAGACTCCAAGATGTCTTCGTCATGATAGACATCCTGAGATCCATTGGATTCAGAGTGGAATTCGAGGAGAACGAACTGAAGATCAAAAGAGAAAACGATATCTCACAGGAAGTGCCTTACGAACTTGTCAGGAAGATGAGGGCGTCCTTCAACGTGCTCGGTCCGATCGCTGTGAGAACTGGAAGAGCGAAGGTTGCTCTTCCAGGTGGGTGTTCCATAGGAGTCAGACCTGTGGACTTTCATCTTGAAGGCCTCAAAAAAATGGGATTCTCGATAAAAGTGGAACATGGCTTTGTTGAAGCCTGCTTTGAAAGAAGAATCGATTATGTGACGATTACCCTTCCTTTTCCAAGCGTTGGTGCCACGGAGCACCTGATGACCACAGCGGCTCTCTTAAAAGGTGCCCGTGTAGTGATTGAAAACGCCGCAATGGAACCTGAAATCGTAGACCTTCAAAATTTCATAAACAGAATGGGTGGACATATTGAAGGAGCCGGAACCAGCCGGATAGTGATTGAAGGCGTGGAGAAAATGCAGGGAGTTGAATACAGCATCATTCCCGATCGAATAGAAGCTGGAACGTACCTGGTAGCCATCGCAGCAAGTCGTGGAAAAGGTCTGGTGAAGAATGTAAACCCGGATCACCTCACAAACTTTTTTGAGAAACTGGAAGAAACAGGGGCGAAACTTAAAGTTCTTGGAAACGAAGTAGAGATCGAAATGAGAGAAAGACCAAAAGCGGTGGATGTTACAACGAATCCGTACCCTGGTTTTCCCACGGATCTTCAGCCTCAGATGATGGCGTATCTATCGACAGCGTCGGGAGTCTCGGTTATAACCGAAAACGTCTTCAAAACGAGGTTCTTACACGTGGACGAGTTGAAAAGAATGGGAGCGGACATAGAAGTTTCTGGAAACGTCGCCATAGTGAAAGGCGTTGAAAAACTCAGCGGTGCCCCCGTTGAGGGAACGGATCTCAGGGCAACCGCTGCCCTTCTCATAGCGGGAATCATAGCAGATGGAGTCACTGAGATAAGCAACGTCGAACACATATTCAGAGGTTACGAAGATGTCATAGACAAATTCAGTGAACTGGGAGCAAAAATCGAGTATGTTGAAAAAGAAAATTGA